From Ignavibacteriota bacterium, the proteins below share one genomic window:
- the apbC gene encoding iron-sulfur cluster carrier protein ApbC, protein MKQQLSETSVLNSLRLVKDPDLHRDIVALNFVKDLKIDKQNVSFKIELTTPSCPVRDELKAAAEQAIRDNIENVGTISIEMTSSVRVSPGQQRAELLAGVKNTIAVASGKGGVGKSTVAVNLAVSLALDGAKVGLLDADIYGPSIPLMMGIDERPKMRGQKLVPLEAHGVQVMSIGFLVDPMQAVIWRGPMVSGAVKQFMSDVDWGELDYLVFDLPPGTGDIHLTLVQSIPLSGAVVVTTPQDISLADARKAFAMFQKVNVPILGIIENMSYHICGHCGHREEIFSTGGGKKAAEELNVPFLGDIPIYTPIRVGGDIGKPIVVLEPEATQAKQIRQLARNMAAQLSIQSLSTPTPKIEIDLGVN, encoded by the coding sequence ATGAAACAACAACTATCAGAAACATCTGTTCTTAACTCACTCCGTCTTGTGAAAGACCCTGACCTTCATCGGGATATTGTCGCTTTGAATTTTGTTAAAGATTTGAAGATTGACAAGCAAAATGTCTCCTTCAAAATTGAATTAACAACTCCGTCTTGTCCCGTCCGCGATGAATTGAAAGCCGCCGCCGAACAAGCAATCCGAGACAATATTGAAAATGTCGGTACAATTTCAATCGAAATGACATCAAGTGTGCGGGTAAGTCCAGGCCAGCAACGTGCTGAATTATTGGCGGGCGTAAAAAATACAATCGCAGTTGCAAGTGGCAAAGGCGGCGTGGGGAAATCAACCGTAGCAGTAAATCTCGCAGTCTCGCTTGCGCTTGATGGAGCAAAAGTCGGTTTGCTTGATGCGGATATTTACGGACCGAGCATTCCGCTCATGATGGGAATTGATGAACGACCGAAAATGAGAGGACAAAAACTCGTTCCACTTGAAGCACATGGCGTACAGGTCATGTCCATCGGTTTTCTCGTTGACCCGATGCAAGCAGTCATTTGGCGCGGACCTATGGTGAGCGGAGCAGTCAAACAGTTTATGTCCGATGTGGACTGGGGCGAACTTGATTATCTCGTATTTGATTTACCTCCCGGCACAGGAGACATTCACTTAACGCTTGTTCAATCTATTCCACTTTCGGGAGCGGTCGTCGTAACCACACCGCAGGATATTTCTCTCGCTGATGCACGAAAAGCATTTGCGATGTTTCAGAAAGTGAACGTCCCGATACTCGGAATTATCGAAAATATGAGTTACCACATTTGCGGACACTGCGGACACAGGGAAGAAATTTTTTCAACCGGCGGCGGAAAGAAAGCGGCGGAAGAACTCAACGTTCCATTCCTCGGCGATATTCCGATTTACACGCCCATCAGAGTCGGCGGCGATATAGGAAAACCAATTGTCGTGCTCGAACCGGAAGCAACACAGGCAAAACAAATCCGACAACTTGCAAGAAACATGGCGGCGCAACTTAGCATCCAATCGCTCTCAACTCCAACACCGAAAATTGAAATAGATTTAGGCGTAAATTAA